The following proteins are co-located in the Methanobacterium sp. genome:
- a CDS encoding serine protease, with translation MKLLKKTLTLILILLAVFVTYESFFIDNTPLNYFSSKSASSTVYVENGVSGIVAITDPSIHKTVWFNISFYPLETGSGVIVSKNGYIITAFHVIGDPESNTINVLKTMSDDDIKTYVEQAAVSTYLSNYNPQLGAELSGNNMVSQSNLSSNTRATTDLLIQNNLISVKYYKQVIKVKFPSSTGIKPLNAQLVDVGNSGSDNDVALLKVNPAGRNLPALKISSHDPKNGENIRIYGYPADSNVTQSQLSVNPSTTTGSLVSEVRNSHDILYYKTNASTFPGYSGGPVLNSKNELIGILIYGVQSKGSFLREIKSRYGLFLSSNYIIQICMKNEVPIDIA, from the coding sequence GTGAAGCTGTTAAAAAAGACATTAACATTAATACTTATCCTGCTGGCAGTATTTGTGACTTATGAATCCTTTTTTATAGATAATACTCCTTTAAATTATTTTTCTTCTAAATCGGCCAGTTCAACAGTTTATGTTGAAAATGGAGTTTCAGGCATAGTAGCTATAACTGATCCATCAATTCACAAAACAGTATGGTTTAATATTAGTTTTTATCCTTTAGAAACTGGTTCTGGAGTTATTGTAAGTAAAAATGGATATATTATAACTGCATTTCATGTTATAGGTGATCCAGAGTCCAATACCATCAATGTGCTTAAAACAATGAGTGATGATGATATCAAGACGTATGTGGAGCAGGCGGCAGTATCTACCTATTTATCAAATTATAACCCCCAGTTAGGCGCGGAATTATCTGGAAATAATATGGTCAGTCAAAGTAATTTAAGCTCCAATACACGTGCAACTACAGATCTGTTGATTCAAAACAATTTAATTAGCGTAAAATATTATAAGCAGGTCATTAAAGTTAAATTTCCATCTTCTACAGGAATTAAACCACTAAATGCTCAGCTGGTTGATGTTGGAAATTCAGGCAGCGATAATGATGTTGCCCTCCTGAAAGTTAACCCTGCAGGCAGAAATTTACCTGCATTAAAAATCAGTTCCCATGATCCAAAGAATGGAGAAAACATCCGCATATATGGTTATCCCGCAGACAGTAATGTGACACAATCTCAGTTATCAGTAAACCCTTCCACAACCACAGGCAGCCTTGTATCAGAAGTACGTAATTCACACGATATACTCTACTACAAAACAAATGCATCTACATTCCCAGGTTATAGCGGAGGTCCTGTTTTAAATAGTAAAAATGAATTAATAGGTATTTTAATATATGGAGTGCAGTCAAAAGGAAGTTTTTTACGGGAAATAAAATCAAGATATGGCTTATTTTTATCTTCAAACTATATAATACAGATATGCATGAAAAATGAAGTTCCCATAGATATCGCATAA
- a CDS encoding HEAT repeat domain-containing protein: protein MDMMITMISISDLEKMRDKKDINGLVKALDITEDKRIREKSAYILGDIDAKEAVEPLINLLNDEYWPIRKAAVLSLGRIGDRQAVEPLINVLKDEHWHVRETAALALGVIGDRRAVEPIINALNDGSLNVKCEVVDALGNLGDYRALEPLKGILKENDYILRSCAVLSLGKIGDASVEYLVSSLGDESYLVRVNAANALGTIGDKKSLPYLKGALDASNGESHEFESALKRAINKITSK from the coding sequence ATGGATATGATGATCACAATGATTTCTATCTCAGATCTGGAAAAGATGAGGGACAAAAAGGATATAAATGGCCTTGTAAAAGCATTAGATATAACCGAAGATAAACGAATTCGGGAAAAATCAGCATATATTCTGGGAGATATAGATGCAAAAGAAGCGGTTGAACCTTTAATTAATCTCCTGAATGATGAATACTGGCCTATTCGTAAAGCTGCAGTTTTATCGCTTGGTAGAATTGGGGACAGGCAGGCGGTTGAACCTTTAATCAATGTCTTAAAGGATGAACATTGGCACGTGAGGGAAACAGCAGCACTAGCTTTAGGTGTAATCGGGGACCGGCGCGCAGTTGAACCAATCATTAATGCATTAAATGATGGGTCTTTAAATGTTAAATGTGAAGTGGTGGATGCACTTGGAAATTTGGGCGATTATCGCGCTCTTGAACCGTTAAAAGGAATTTTAAAAGAAAATGATTACATTTTAAGATCCTGTGCTGTGCTGTCATTAGGTAAAATTGGTGATGCATCTGTAGAATATCTGGTCAGCTCTCTTGGAGATGAAAGTTATCTTGTAAGGGTAAATGCGGCAAATGCCCTTGGAACCATAGGAGATAAAAAATCACTTCCCTATCTTAAAGGAGCTTTAGATGCCTCAAATGGAGAATCTCATGAATTTGAATCTGCTTTGAAAAGGGCAATAAATAAAATCACTTCAAAGTGA